In Solenopsis invicta isolate M01_SB chromosome 6, UNIL_Sinv_3.0, whole genome shotgun sequence, the genomic window AGAAATAGCCAAGGCATAAGCCATGCCTATACATAAGCGAGTTAGGCGAGGTTTTACGTGCCATTCGATTTGCCGCGATCGTTTGATCCTGagattttatttacgtttaCAGGATGGGAAAATCAAATGACGATCACCGCGTCCAAACGCCTCTAAACGTGTGTCGAACGCAAAGTCGAGCAGCGTAGTTTAGAATTGATTCGAGTATTAACTAACTTGTACATTTCGTTTCTTCACGTTCGCACTTTGCCAGTTCGCACTTGCTCTTCTTACTGTTAGTTCAGTAGTACACGTGACCGATGTAACATCCCCTTTCTTCTGTTTCTTCATCACGATTAAAACGGAGTCTTATATGTAGAAACaaagttgtgtgtgtgtgtgtgtgtgtgtgtgtgtgtagaataTATCTTCAATTGTTATATTTTGGAACCAACGTTAAAACATTCATGTTGAAATGATCGATACCTCGAGGAGTATCTTATCCTCCTCTTTAGAGTGCGCTTCTAAAAGCAACTAATGAATGTCGTGTTTGCGTTGTTTAAACGCTAAATCTCGCCCGCGAGAACGAAAATTTGTTACAACATTAACATTACAACGCCCTTTTTTCATTTATCGTTACAGTGTCATCGTAGATGAGGTCGAGAACGACGGTGCGCGTGGACAGCCGAAAGGGTGGACGGATAGCTGTCGCGGCGTTTAAGGGTGAGTTTTTATATCAAGTTTAAAACGAGAGTGGACGAGTTTTGCCCTCTGATTACAAAGCGAACCCTGTCTCACCATGTATCTGGTATTGCATCGGTTGAAAATACTATGAATACTATTGCAGTTTACGCAATTAAGGAGGATCACAAGCCGTTAAGCTCGGCCATTGACTCGAGTAGAAGTGGGCAATCGACTCTCGCAATCCTCATTatcgcaaatataaatattatatttagggTCGGTAAAGTTGTTTcataaaagtaactcgttaccgttgcCGTCTCTCAAAAATTAATGAGTCGTTACTGTTTTCATTACTCTTATATTTTGACATTagtattatgaaatattatgtataagtaTCATAGAATTCAATCTTTTAGTAAAGGGATACGGTTGTTCTAAATTTagtgtatatttattataatactagcATATCCCTCTTAAAGCGATACCTTcttatttctcggaaattaaatattgtactctgtattaatattgataaaacatGATTTgcttagataaataaaaatccatagtttatacattcttttatatatatatatagacacatgaccctttttttatgtaaaatttgctAAAGACGAATTCTTGAAAGGCGAGAATAAAATTTCCATGATTCTCTTGTAAATTACATAGTTTATACAATagtaaatatattctttataatattagatCGTTATATATGTTTGTAGTTTCCTCACATTATTttggttatattttttttcttcatattttttctttgtagtGAAACGTAAGACTTCTTCGTGAGAACAGGTAATATATGTCTGGTTGCGCCGAGTTTAAGTTTCGGTTGACGTCTTCAACTTGACGATTGAAAAGAAAGCTTGATGATTAAAAATAGTAAACTGTTGTTAACCTGCAGAACAACATAATTAAGTTAAAGTGTCTAAATCCTAAATCGTGACAAAAAAGCATTAGTCTTTCCTCTGTATTTGTGGCGTGACATTGAAGATTAAGGTTGTCATAAGTGAGGTTTATACCAGATCTACAGCATGTTCTCACGGCGAAGTATACCGGTGGTGCACTTCCCCACTTACACTGTACAGCGACTTTACGTTTCAATTCTAgccttttaattttacaaattttgttatataatacatattttattattttattcatttatttcatatttaactcCTTGACTATAAgaccgaatttttccaatactATCTAATATGCTAGTTTTGGGGTCCAATTTCTCAAACGTTATTCTTGGgttatgttgcaaaaacattaattattacaaaacacAAAATAGtgttataaaaactgctatctaccatctgatagaagacactttctagtttgtatttatgtttcaaaaatttatttttagcttttgtttaaaaaatattagccAAAAACGAAATGGTACATTGATTTTGGTTGGacttttctctattattttatacatatatatatttaacacgtAGTATATAATACTTGACAGTATATCTCGGGAAAAaagttttcatatataattatgtataattataatataatgatttatatattattttatgtaattatatatgattatatataattatatatattttaatatttaatatatatggacatatttgatgtataattatatataattatgtataaacaattttttcccgaggttgatgataaaaatttaataaactctaTCGTATATGTAGTTTAGTTAAAGGCTTTTATATAGTtgcgaaataatataaaaattttagttggtTTCTCTGATGCTCgtcgtattttataaataaaacaaatgttaataattaaagaaaaaaagaagtagGCTAATATGCTAAATTGGATTGcatgtgtattttatattataaattgataaattgaatttatacgaATATGTATGAATATGTATGAATATACTGCAAAAGTTTCGACTTTTCAGCAAACAAGATATTGTAACTCTTAAGGATAGTATCGGTAGCGTTACACTATTGTTGCGCAgttattatattgtacatatagtGTAAAGAGCTGTGTAATGATAATGTAACGATATCGACGCAATCATTAAAAACGTTAATTACAAAATCCTATTACAGGTCATTTTCAGTGCGCTTATAAAAACATTGgtaacaaaacaatttaaacaaaataatttgttaattatagcGGAATTAAACGCTGTTTGAAACTTTTTTCACAGATGCAGATTAAACAGCTAAACATTGTTTTCATTATAAGttgtcaatataattttaacttgattaatattttatatttgacatcTTATTGCAAAACGacttatattgtttatattactaACGTTTCTGTTAGCTCACTGATCTGATTAAAGATCAAaacttttcttattatatatatatataatttataatataaaataagcatTAAAAAAGTGCGTCATACTTTTAGCAATATTAGAAAtggtataaaataatgataagagtattcaaacaaaaaataaatgataacacTATTCAAATTGTGTTCATCATTACAAAATGCAACTGCAATGCTCTTAACGttatataaagaaatgtaaCGTCATTATCTTTTCGttactgataaaaataattgcaacgaTAACGTGTTACTTTCCAACCCTGGTTGGAAGAAAGTTGGACAGAATTATGTCAGTGCGATAAATATGAAGAGGatacaaaagatttttttattttttattttttgcgaataCGAGAGAAAACATCTCTTTTTTACCACGATTTGTCCGAGTATTTGTACTATTTGTAAAATGAAAGGAAGTAATTACAGTCGCGAATTAAAGGCGGCGGGGGGGGGGACGTGTTTATATCTCTTATTGGACTCTGTGACGCTGCTATATTTGCAGTGTAGGCGGAAAGTCACATTTAACGATTAAAACATTAATCGTGCACGACATTTAAATGCGTTTCAGTTGGGAAATGAGATTGCGATAAGAGCACTAACAACTCCgttctttttcaattaattaaattaagcgCGCGCACGGTACTACGGAAAAAGTAGCGGATCGTGATCTTCCTCGACGCACGCGAACGCTGCAAATACAGTATGCATCTTCGTACCGATCGTATGCACGTACAATACATGTAAATTTCTAAGCCATACACTTACCATATTTCGTACGCGCGTTGTACACTTATGTACACATACCGAATGCAATTGCACAGAGAGACATGCATTGTACATACATCCATATACAGACACACATTTTTGTGCGCGTGCACACAAAtaggtacatatatatatacaacgtgtatatataaaagtaactttttcgtaacgtacaataaatttttctttggcACATTTCACCAGCTATTGGATCCATACAATTATAGCTAGCTAAGGTACACGCATCCATATACACGCATAAATATACGTAcactcactctttctctctctctctctctctctctctctctctctctctcacacacacacacacacacacacacacacacacacacacacacacacacacccacgcacacacacgcgcacacacacacgcacacacacacacattagcttgtattaatttttaatattcaccAAATGCACACACGTATAAGGTCGATCCAGATGCATTTAATTTCGTCACAGGCATCTTTTCGCGTTTTTATACTGCGGACATAATATATGAAGGATTTCAACTTTGAGAgcgtttaatattttgagacGAAACGCATTTAATCTCGTTATTAATTATGAGATAACAGAGACAAGGATTTAGACTTGTATCCGACTAGAACATAAGAGTATACTCCATAATTCCGCTCTGACAAATTTATGAAAGTATCAACATTATTCATCAATTATTACAGCATATAttagaaagggagagagaaagagagagagaaggagaattAAGCTTTAAAAAGTACTAACTTATGAGGTAAGAGTGCATCCACCGACATTATTAATTCGCACAAACATCTCACCGAAATACCGGTGATACATACTTAATATATGTactatatactataatatatattatatttatctacatttaaatatactttCCCCATAGTCAATTTTAGTGCGTTGTCGACCCTACCTATCtctagaaaattatataagagaAACGCGgttaatttgcattatttatccATATTATAAGTTTTATGCCGCTAAAACGTTAAATGCCGCGCCAAATGAAGAGCAGGCTTGGCAGGCGCATATAAGGCGATTTTTGGCGATTGTCTGGTATATGTACCAAGGTTATTATTGGTAGGGGTGGAGCTTTTGGTACCTTGAGAATGTTCTGATATACTTTGGTATACCTTGGTACATATACCAGACGATCGCCAAAAATCGCCTATAATCTGCGTGGGAATCGTACTCTCTCGAGCTTGCAATATTCTTCCAAATCCTATCCGTCGTCAAtagattctttaaatttttcttttcgaaTTTAAATCGAAATCAATTTTAACAATCAAGAATTTAAGGATGCTTGACTGATGATTCTATCTCACAATATTGTGAAAATCTTTctcagaaagagaaagatgggaaaagGAGAGAATTGCGATGTCAACTCGACGAGAGCGCGACTCCGTGGACCCATTCAGAAAATCCGGCGCGCAGTCGGAATTAAATCGTCGATTAGGACTTTTTTCGCGTATGtttgttcttttaaataatatctatcCACATGAACAAGGCACTCTCTGTTCAACAGAAGGGTTTTTCGCCGGACGTCCTCGCGCGTCGAGTAAAAAATCTCTACAGCCGTATCGAGCTTTCATTTCCATTTCGGGCCTTTCTCGAAAACATCGAGTAAAAAATGGTCGGGGTGCACTTTAGAATATTTCGATAGGAGTTCTCGCACGTCCCGGATTTCGTTGCGCCGAAAACTCCGAAATTAGGCTCTAAGCTGGACAGATTCTCCTCATAAAGCtgacgttttcttttttctttttttttttttttttaccgattaTGAGACTTCAATGATCTTTTTCCGTTGCTTTTTATCTTCCTCTTTATCTCCCAACGTTAAACCAAGTCTATTATACTTTCGACAGGTTGTCACTTTTATTTGATCAATAGACGagataatatctttatattatgcAATAGAGAGCGAAATGAAATGGCATCTGTTATCATTATGCatactttcaaattttttcgcgCGAgcgtctttttattttttaatcattatcatattttttgtgCGTTCACTGTATCCGAGTGACAAtattgatgaaaaaataaaaaaggatacAGAAATGCAACAGGGGCCATTTgaaagctaaaaagtcatatTTAGCAGATGGCATCATTACATCTgtttatatgtttttacatataacTAGAAATTGTTACTGTCGTTTATCTACACGATTAATTTCGAACTAATTGAGAATTAATAACGATAGTGTACTAATCACCTTAAACGAGCATGATCATATGAGAAAAATATCCGTTTAACATGAATTGAGACATCTTTTCTATTAGGCGAGTTATTGACAAGATTTCAGTTATTAATTTGTTTGATCTTAGAAGCAACTCAAGAAGAAATGCTTGTACCGTATAAAGATAAACGTAGAATATAACTGTTATTAAGAATCACTCGATAGATTTAATCCTTTCACTATCTACGCGTTGtacaataatacttttttaatataactgtttaataataattctctttttatttttcttatcaatGTGCAATCATAAAATATGTTGGATTAATATCTTTTGAATTATTGAGTACTtggtcaaaattatttaatcaattatttttactattttttctatatctaaactatattttttcaaatttttaactaattcctattttttttctatctattttaGTCATTTGAATTAACGCGATCATATGTTTTCTATAAAGTTACGGGTAAATTCGttgaaaactaaaatttttgtaactttttactGCTTTAGTAAACTGACtcggaattttttaaaataaatcttcgaCAATCTGttaatttgtaaaacttttgttaaatccataattctttgaaaatagatattaaacaTCCTTAAGACAGTTTGCAGACGAATTCTGCAGGATAAATAcagtttctttttgtttaaataaaatataagaaattatgtaCACAAcacgataatattatatttaacgcgATATCGAAAGGATTAAGACTAGACGCAGCATTATCTACGTATCTTCTTACGGTACGAAGACACGAGTCGATGCCACAGAGAATCTCGCCCACAGGCAGATCGACGTGCGTTATAAGGGGAAGCACTTGGTCCGTTTCTGAGCAACGACCGATCGGCAGTCGACCTTAGAACCGAGGGTGAAATTCTCCGGCTTGACAGTCTCTTCAACGGAGATTTTGCCGAGTCGCTTCTTAACACGGAACGGCGTCGATCGGGGTGATATGATCTCATAAAGATCGCTAGTCCGCCCTTGAACGCCCTCACCTTTGGAACTGTTCATTTTTTGATCGATGGGAATGGCGATATCTACCTCGGCGCAATGATTCTGACTGAGCTTTTTCGATCGTTCTCCGTTGGCCTCCGTTGGCTCGTCGTCGACAAAATCTTTCTTGTTCGTCTCCTCGGACGGAGAGTTGAAGACGCTCGAGGAGCAACTCTTCGAATCGCAGATTAACGCCAAGTCGGGATAATCGTCGGTCTCCTCGGTTTCGGACGGCAAATCCCTCGTAGAGGCCAAAGAGATTGCTCTGGCTTCCGGCTTCTGAGGCTTATCTTCGTCAGCATAGTCCAACGACAGACATTTTTTCTCGAACAGAGCTGGTCCGGATGATTTCTGAACGGTTTTCGTCGTCTCATTGCTAGAGAGCAAAGAGttgttctctttattttcctgATTCGATATAATTTTACCCTTTTCCGTGGTCTCTAGCGAGTTAAGTATCCTCGACGGACGTCGCACGCTATTCTCCCGTTCTACCGAAAGACAGAATTCCTTATCCGTTAGCAGAATACGCTTCGGCGTCCGCGCCGGCTTCTGATCGACATCCAAATCTTTTTCCCAGGACGGAGTCTTCAACAAGCTCTTCACCTTGCGCAGTTCCGTCAGTAGATCCATAGTTTCTTGCGATGGTTCATGAAAGATTCGCCTCATCGGCCGTCTGATGGACGCGTTGCTATCCGATTCCTGATCGGGATGATCGATTCCCTCTTGCTTTCTCAAAATGGATCTTACCGTACCCTCTTGACTGCGATCTCGTTTGTCTACGGCAGTTTCGCTCGCATTCGCATTGTCCGCAGCCGGTGCAACATTTTCTGTTCTAGTTTTAATCTTTATGGTCATGTCGAGATCACCTGGTAAAAGATTCAGTCTTTCTTGTCGACTTATAAATCCCGGAACGGCTTTAGTGCGTCGTTTGAAAGCCGCGTAACTCTCCATGGGTATTTCTTGCAGTCTAAATTTGTCTTGCAATTGTTTGAACGTCTCTCTCGTGTATTCTCGATGAGTCGTCAGTGAATCTTCCGATGAGATCTCCCGCGTTCTTCCGATGTTATCGGTCATGGTGCGAGCGGCAGTGACGAATGAGAGAGCGTCTTTCGCCAAGAGATTATCCGAGGAGATGCCCCGTCTTTCAAACTGATTGTATTTTATTGACCTGCGCGTATTTTCAACCGTTCTGATACCTTCGATGTTTGATTTCCTCGTCTTGGTCGGAGAAAGAGTTCCTCTCTCCAGACCATTGTTTCTCGATGTAGACTCGATTTCACGATCAGGAGAGATACTCGAGATGGGCCTCTTCGTGGGTGAATTCGGCATGCTGTTGTCACTACGAACGACTTCGTGAGAACCCTGAAAGATTCTACGTCGAATCATAGTGGCCGATTCCTTTTTCGCTCGCTGTGCTTTTCGCGGCGAGTTGCTCCAACTAGTAGTTTCGCCTGGTGAGTTCAGACACGTGGTAGAGGAGGATATGATCTCCTCGCTTGTGGTCACTCGGCATTTTAATAACTCGGCAGTTGGCCTTTTCTCCAATTCTTGCCGCGATTCCGTTGGCTCGTCACTGTTATCGGTCGGCAACGAGCTCGGGCCCGAATCCAGCACATCGTCCAGAGATGTGCCGTGTAGGGTGTTTCGTTCCTTCGGCGGTACAGTCGACTCGAGATCCTCCGTCTCGAAGGAGTACATCTTGAGCAGAAACTCTTTACCCGAACGTCTTCTCTCGAAGGTCGTTTGCGAGCTCTGTATAGGTTTGCGTGGCACTTGTTCTAGATAGGAAATAATAGGCGTAGTCTCTGGCACTTCAGTGAGGCTCTCGATATCCTCTTTGATAGCAACTTGCTCGATCTCGtgcctaatattattttttgtctcGTGATTTTTCATCGCGTCGTTCGTCTTCGTCCTAGGTTCATTCTTACGTTCGTTACGCGATGTATCGAAGATGAATTTGCTCAGAGTCTTGGACGAGCCGATTTTATCCAGGAACGGTTTCTCGATAGCTTTACTAGGTCCAATCTTCTGTAAATAAGGCTTGCCGATGATTCTCGGTGCCAACTTTGCCAGGAATGGTCGGTCCTCCGTCTTTGAGATACCGATTTTCTTGAGAAAGGGTCTCTTCTTTTCCTTGTCTTTGGCCGTCTCGAACGAACGATCGCTCAACCGATCGTTGCTGTAGTTGGATGAATTGTCACTGCTCTTGGAGCGAGCCCGCTTGCTCCGTGTCGCGTACGGCGTTCTGGGCGTTCTCGGAGTGAGAGACGGACTGGGTTCTACGTTCGGACAGGTTTCATCCAACAATTCCATCGCGGTCTTTAGATCCATGCAAGCTTTTCGTGCTATCGGCACCGTCGGAAATTCGCTCTCGAGACTGCTGTTTCTCGTCGAGTTCAAATCTAGCTTGCTATCCCTATCGGCGTACGAGTACGAGGGGTACGAGCTTCGATTGCCAATTGGCCCCGGCGAAGTATCACTCGTCGGATGATCTTCCTGGTACCAGGGTGTCACGCTGAGATCCTCCGGCCTCGTGGCAGGACTTtgcggcgtcgtcgtcgtcgtcgtcgtcgttgtcgtcgtcatcgtcgtcgtcgtcatcgtcgtcatcgtcgtcgtcgtcgtcgtcgtcgtcgtcgttgttatACTGACGGCGCCTTTGCCGCCACTAGTTTGCTGTTGCTGCTCTTGCTGATTCTGCTCCGTTCCGCTGGACGACGGTGCCGTTCCATCGTTAATCGATGTACGGCTGAGAAGCGGTCTGCGATAGCTGGAGCAGGTAGCGAAATGTGGCGGCGCCGGCCTCGCACTCTCCACGACGATGCGACCCTGGGCACAGGGCACCACCGGTTCCCCGTCCGCCGGTGCTTCCTCCGGGGTCAACGGCAGCGCTGCTCCGCGACCAAATTCGATGAACCACAGCTCGTCCCTCAACTCGCATTCTCACTTCTTTTCATTCATGTCTTTATTCAAATAGTGCAGTACGTAGTGCAGAACCAGATCGTAACAGTATTTGTACTCCGTCTGGAAAAGAACGTTACATatgtttctttaacattttctaTCTTATCTTTGTATTTGGCTCAAAAAAAGTATtgctaaataatatatattgctatataataatgtacaaaaactattatttataattcatcTATTAACTTGCAATTCGCGAAACGCGTTGAAAGTTTagagaatattttattgcgATTTAAAGAAGGCTACCATATTTTCTACGAGCTGGGGCCTATGTCTGCGCACTGTTTTGACGGCTTGGAAGATGTCGACTTCTCCGTGTTGAATGACCTGTTCTATACACGCGTTGGCGGCACAATATACCCCGCAACGACTTCTGCCATCGGGCGAAACCACAGCTACTGGTCCATAGTCCGTTCGTTGTCTCCATCTCTCAACCATATTCATGAGCTCTACTAAACTATTTGTGGAGGTGGGCACTTTGTGGCCCATTGGCCAACAGGTTAATTGGAACAGTTGCACGGTCTTTGGTGGTGCTTTCACTCCCGCCATTAATTCCGTCAATgaaacgatttttttatttatcctaaAAACCTGGGAAACacaattgtattaaaataaaattgaaagtaagaAGAagttatcattatcattatattttatttgattttttttgcgagGATTCAAATAAAGTCTGAAAATTGGCCAAATGTGCGTCACGAGGATTAGAACTGATTAGGCTGATTCTCACCCAGGTTTTTATATTGGTGTAATGATTGTGGCTGATGTGATCAATTGTAAACACGGGCCCGTATTTCTTGGAATGCCTTCCTTCCGGCCAAAAGCTGGGAAAATTTGTAGATCCCTGAGGTGGCACGCACAACACCACTACCGCGGCGCATTCATAGTCGTAAACCAAAGACCAGAATTCACCGCACGTGTGTCGAAGGGGCCATTCCGTTACGATATATTCTCTTGGTTTCGTGTAACCCTGCATAGCATGATAGTGGATGAGTGTTTCTTGGAAGAACTTGGCAACGATCGTTTTTATCGAATATATCGTGACATATACTTTGATTCGcagaactttttatattttcgataTTTATCAATGAATCGAAACTTtattagcattaatattacatataatataaatgtagatCGAATTTTAACCTTTATGATATACGATAAAGTACGATACGGTACCTTATTTGTAACAAATCTGGCTATCAACTCGCATCTGATTACCATCCGATTTTCAATTTCTGTTTAAAGTGgttcaaaaagttttaaaaaatgtataaacatcccgggaaaaaattttctatataattacaCATGGAATTTgaccatatacatatattaaaatatatataatcatatataattatatataaaaattatacataaatatatataattatatatattttaatatatagttaaattttatatataattacatatataaattttttctgggatactttaaatatatttttttaaacaaatacctatattttattttggaaaaaataatatacagtaGATACAATTTAATTACCAAATATTAATCACACATAAATTGAgggtaaaaatattattttaaaaatggtaattttttataaaaaaatgcatataaaaatgatttaaaaaatttttatttagtttggatataaagctttgaaaaaaaaaatacaggacctttaaattaaaaggaaaatatttattttatttgggcatataaaaataaatcatttttaataagaaaatagaaaaaatcgagtatcggaaaaaaataatcatttttttaaatattttggttaAGAAAAATGTCTTTGCTAAGAGGTAACGTTATCTTGCTTGCATAATGCGATTTAATGTCccattttgttcatttttttaaatattagttttcttgtaaaaaaaatattttttaaataaaaacagatattCAGATAGTTAGTTTAGAATGAAAATTACATggaatgattttttaaaaatttggacTTTTCAAAAAGACAACGTTATATACAACTGTTACTAATACAGATGTTCAACACAGAAATCAATGCTGTTTGCAGGGAAATTGACGATCTCGGTTGTCGCACCGCATAGAGATCTCCATCACAAACTTTTGTTTTTACGAAGGATTAAAGGGAGGGGGGGGACTCTTTTTGATTTCGAGAAATTTTCATGAATAGAAATCGGATGTGAGTTACCCAAGTTTGTTGCCCAAAAAAGATTTGCctatttacataaatgttttaaggATTAATTTCCAATCTTAACGCtgataattgattaattaaattatcagtGTGGTTTTATTGAGAGCTCTTATTGAAAGCTCATGTCTAAATTAGGAATGTgaaatagattttataacaatttgaaGGAAATTAAATTCGTCAAGTGGGATGATTTATTTCACTAACTTACATCCACAAAGACGGCGTTGATGTAATCCGTAAAACTGTTGCCCTGAAAGCTGATAAGGTACGGTCGAAAGTTGTCCGCTGTAACAAAAAGGAAAATTGATTTGTACGGCATGAAAGAGCTTTATAGCTATTTGTCGAAGCTGCCGGTTGCGCGACTTGTCTAGTTCGAAACAGTTGAGTTGAAACTCACGTGGTACTACCAGAACGTCTCTATTCTTTTCCCTATTATCGGCTCTATGTCCACCGGCGCAATCACCAATTGTGAAACGCGGTGTCTGCTTACAAATTTGCTGATATTCTCGTTGATATTCGTTCACTTTAGTTATCGGATTCTTTATGCTCTTCTG contains:
- the LOC113004545 gene encoding cell wall protein DAN4 — protein: MTTMTTTTMTTTTTTTTTTTPQSPATRPEDLSVTPWYQEDHPTSDTSPGPIGNRSSYPSYSYADRDSKLDLNSTRNSSLESEFPTVPIARKACMDLKTAMELLDETCPNVEPSPSLTPRTPRTPYATRSKRARSKSSDNSSNYSNDRLSDRSFETAKDKEKKRPFLKKIGISKTEDRPFLAKLAPRIIGKPYLQKIGPSKAIEKPFLDKIGSSKTLSKFIFDTSRNERKNEPRTKTNDAMKNHETKNNIRHEIEQVAIKEDIESLTEVPETTPIISYLEQVPRKPIQSSQTTFERRRSGKEFLLKMYSFETEDLESTVPPKERNTLHGTSLDDVLDSGPSSLPTDNSDEPTESRQELEKRPTAELLKCRVTTSEEIISSSTTCLNSPGETTSWSNSPRKAQRAKKESATMIRRRIFQGSHEVVRSDNSMPNSPTKRPISSISPDREIESTSRNNGLERGTLSPTKTRKSNIEGIRTVENTRRSIKYNQFERRGISSDNLLAKDALSFVTAARTMTDNIGRTREISSEDSLTTHREYTRETFKQLQDKFRLQEIPMESYAAFKRRTKAVPGFISRQERLNLLPGDLDMTIKIKTRTENVAPAADNANASETAVDKRDRSQEGTVRSILRKQEGIDHPDQESDSNASIRRPMRRIFHEPSQETMDLLTELRKVKSLLKTPSWEKDLDVDQKPARTPKRILLTDKEFCLSVERENSVRRPSRILNSLETTEKGKIISNQENKENNSLLSSNETTKTVQKSSGPALFEKKCLSLDYADEDKPQKPEARAISLASTRDLPSETEETDDYPDLALICDSKSCSSSVFNSPSEETNKKDFVDDEPTEANGERSKKLSQNHCAEVDIAIPIDQKMNSSKGEGVQGRTSDLYEIISPRSTPFRVKKRLGKISVEETVKPENFTLGSKVDCRSVVAQKRTKCFPL